A window from Osmia lignaria lignaria isolate PbOS001 chromosome 8, iyOsmLign1, whole genome shotgun sequence encodes these proteins:
- the LOC117608849 gene encoding E3 ubiquitin-protein ligase AMFR isoform X1 has product MQTRKHIIRGSRNKAKAKMPMEFLDRLPIPNLRVYTAISFAVLSCSVYYAAEIIKDPAWKSNHTYVDTETESPTGDVESDPRNFAIHFKELLECMLDEPICIWTLINMAYCVLILLGKTIQKLVFGELRASERQHLKDKFWNFVFYKFIFVFGVLNVQYLDEVVLWWAWFTVLGFLSLLSQLCKDRFEYLSFSPTTPGWSHARLLGLLATILALSSFMLLLCTAAAFFFVSFNTFVFTAAECILLGVRTVHVMVRYIIHLYDTRGAGTSSQRSWDKRGPLTYYTDLAAELIVLAIDFLHHIHMLLWSNIFLSMASLVICMQLRYLFYEIQRKITKHRNYLAVLNHMEQNYPMATQEELADNSDNCAICWEKMETARKLPCGHLFHNSCLQSWLEQDTSCPTCRLALNMQPNHRENTQELPNEPQTPARRNENHFFHFDGSRYVSWLPSFSVEVSHNRLRGNISTIAHNNSQMDTMIRQVQQLFPHFPRNLIVEDLRMTRSVEWTVENILDGVLISPHHLIEEPQSESVPQIHTNITEISASLNTASTPLPSDPRFDIPLADSSRVICVNDYSGEEPSNIGGRFSKSSSEREQILQRRKAHMRLAARRRYFEKRRKKHEVEQRISDTTS; this is encoded by the exons GAGCAGGAACAAGGCCAAGGCAAAGATGCCGATGGAATTTTTGGATCGACTTCCAATCCCGAATCTTCGGGTATACACGGCGATCAGTTTCGCCGTGTTATCCTGTTCGGTTTACTATGCCGCTGAAATCATCAAGGATCCAGCGTGGAAAAGTAATCACACTTATGTGGATACCGAAACTGAATCGCCTACGGGCGACGTGGAATCCGATCCAAGGAATTTCGCGATACATTTCAAGGAGCTGCTCGAGTGTATGCTCGACGAACCCATTTGTATTTGG ACACTTATCAACATGGCGTATTGCGTGTTGATCCTGCTGGGTAAAACTATCCAGAAATTGGTGTTTGGAGAACTCCGTGCCTCCGAGAGGCAACATCTAAAAGACAAATTCTGGAACTTTGTCTTTTACAAATTCATCTTCGTGTTCGGTGTGTTGAACGTACAGTACCTGGACGAGGTGGTTCTATGGTGGGCTTGGTTCACCGTACTTGGCTTCCTAAGTCTGCTCAGTCAGCTTTGCAAGGATCGATTTGAATAC TTATCCTTTTCACCAACAACCCCTGGCTGGAGTCATGCAAGACTTTTAGGACTTCTTGCTACAATTCTTGCGTTATCCTCCTTTATGTTGCTATTATGCACAGCTGCagccttcttcttcgtctctttCAATACTTTTGTCTTCACAGCAGCCGag TGCATTCTGCTAGGCGTTAGAACAGTACATGTAATGGTGAGATACATTATTCATTTGTATGACACCAGAGGAGCTGGAACATCCTCGCAACGTTCTTGGGACAAGAGAGGTCCTTTGACGTACTATACAGATCTAGCAGCGGAGCTAATAGTACTTGCTATAGATTTCCTTCATCATATCCATATGCTGCTTTGGAGTAATATCTTCCTGAGTATGGCCTCTCTTGTTATTTGTATGCAACTTAGATACCTTTTCTACGAAATACAAAGGAAGATTACCAAACACAGGAATTATCTTGCCGTGTTAAACCATATGGAACAAAA TTATCCAATGGCAACGCAAGAGGAATTAGCAGACAACTCAGACAACTGTGCGATTTGTTGGGAAAAAATGGAAACTGCTCGAAAATTACCCTGCGGTCATTTATTCCATAATTCTTGTTTACAATCCTGGTTGGAACAAGACACGTCTTGCCCAACATGCAGGCTAGCTCTAAACATGCAGCCAAATCATCGTGAGAATACACAGGAATTACCAAACGAACCACAGACACCAGctagaagaaatgaaaatcatttctttcatttcgacgGTTCGCGATACGTTTCCTGGCTGCCGAGCTTTTCTGTCGAAGTCTCTCACAATAGACTGCGTGGAAATATTTCAACCATTGCGCACAACAACTCGCAAATGGATACCATGATTAGACAG GTGCAACAGCTCTTTCCACATTTCCCACGCAATCTAATTGTAGAAGACCTCAGGATGACAAGATCAGTGGAATGGACTGTTGAGAACATTCTTGATGGAGTGTTGATATCACCTCATCATTTAATCGAGGAACCACAGTCGGAATCCGTCCCTCAAATCCATACCAATATCACTGAGATCAGTGCATCATTGAACACAGCCTCAACACCGCTACCCTCGGATCCAAGATTCGACATTCCTCTTGCTGACAG TAGTCGTGTAATCTGTGTAAATGATTATAGCGGTGAGGAGCCTTCGAACATAGGAGGACGTTTTTCAAAATCCTCGTCAGAAAGAGAACAGATCTTGCAGCGTCGCAAGGCACACATGAGACTGGCTGCAAGGAGGAGATATTTTGAGAAACGCCGAAAAAAGCATGAAGTCGAGCAACGTATTTCTGATACCACCTCTTAA
- the LOC117608849 gene encoding E3 ubiquitin-protein ligase AMFR isoform X2: MQTRKHIIRGSRNKAKAKMPMEFLDRLPIPNLRVYTAISFAVLSCSVYYAAEIIKDPAWKSNHTYVDTETESPTGDVESDPRNFAIHFKELLECMLDEPICIWTLINMAYCVLILLGKTIQKLVFGELRASERQHLKDKFWNFVFYKFIFVFGVLNVQYLDEVVLWWAWFTVLGFLSLLSQLCKDRFEYLSFSPTTPGWSHARLLGLLATILALSSFMLLLCTAAAFFFVSFNTFVFTAAECILLGVRTVHVMVRYIIHLYDTRGAGTSSQRSWDKRGPLTYYTDLAAELIVLAIDFLHHIHMLLWSNIFLSMASLVICMQLRYLFYEIQRKITKHRNYLAVLNHMEQNYPMATQEELADNSDNCAICWEKMETARKLPCGHLFHNSCLQSWLEQDTSCPTCRLALNMQPNHRENTQELPNEPQTPARRNENHFFHFDGSRYVSWLPSFSVEVSHNRLRGNISTIAHNNSQMDTMIRQVQQLFPHFPRNLIVEDLRMTRSVEWTVENILDGVLISPHHLIEEPQSESVPQIHTNITEISASLNTASTPLPSDPRFDIPLADSRVICVNDYSGEEPSNIGGRFSKSSSEREQILQRRKAHMRLAARRRYFEKRRKKHEVEQRISDTTS, from the exons GAGCAGGAACAAGGCCAAGGCAAAGATGCCGATGGAATTTTTGGATCGACTTCCAATCCCGAATCTTCGGGTATACACGGCGATCAGTTTCGCCGTGTTATCCTGTTCGGTTTACTATGCCGCTGAAATCATCAAGGATCCAGCGTGGAAAAGTAATCACACTTATGTGGATACCGAAACTGAATCGCCTACGGGCGACGTGGAATCCGATCCAAGGAATTTCGCGATACATTTCAAGGAGCTGCTCGAGTGTATGCTCGACGAACCCATTTGTATTTGG ACACTTATCAACATGGCGTATTGCGTGTTGATCCTGCTGGGTAAAACTATCCAGAAATTGGTGTTTGGAGAACTCCGTGCCTCCGAGAGGCAACATCTAAAAGACAAATTCTGGAACTTTGTCTTTTACAAATTCATCTTCGTGTTCGGTGTGTTGAACGTACAGTACCTGGACGAGGTGGTTCTATGGTGGGCTTGGTTCACCGTACTTGGCTTCCTAAGTCTGCTCAGTCAGCTTTGCAAGGATCGATTTGAATAC TTATCCTTTTCACCAACAACCCCTGGCTGGAGTCATGCAAGACTTTTAGGACTTCTTGCTACAATTCTTGCGTTATCCTCCTTTATGTTGCTATTATGCACAGCTGCagccttcttcttcgtctctttCAATACTTTTGTCTTCACAGCAGCCGag TGCATTCTGCTAGGCGTTAGAACAGTACATGTAATGGTGAGATACATTATTCATTTGTATGACACCAGAGGAGCTGGAACATCCTCGCAACGTTCTTGGGACAAGAGAGGTCCTTTGACGTACTATACAGATCTAGCAGCGGAGCTAATAGTACTTGCTATAGATTTCCTTCATCATATCCATATGCTGCTTTGGAGTAATATCTTCCTGAGTATGGCCTCTCTTGTTATTTGTATGCAACTTAGATACCTTTTCTACGAAATACAAAGGAAGATTACCAAACACAGGAATTATCTTGCCGTGTTAAACCATATGGAACAAAA TTATCCAATGGCAACGCAAGAGGAATTAGCAGACAACTCAGACAACTGTGCGATTTGTTGGGAAAAAATGGAAACTGCTCGAAAATTACCCTGCGGTCATTTATTCCATAATTCTTGTTTACAATCCTGGTTGGAACAAGACACGTCTTGCCCAACATGCAGGCTAGCTCTAAACATGCAGCCAAATCATCGTGAGAATACACAGGAATTACCAAACGAACCACAGACACCAGctagaagaaatgaaaatcatttctttcatttcgacgGTTCGCGATACGTTTCCTGGCTGCCGAGCTTTTCTGTCGAAGTCTCTCACAATAGACTGCGTGGAAATATTTCAACCATTGCGCACAACAACTCGCAAATGGATACCATGATTAGACAG GTGCAACAGCTCTTTCCACATTTCCCACGCAATCTAATTGTAGAAGACCTCAGGATGACAAGATCAGTGGAATGGACTGTTGAGAACATTCTTGATGGAGTGTTGATATCACCTCATCATTTAATCGAGGAACCACAGTCGGAATCCGTCCCTCAAATCCATACCAATATCACTGAGATCAGTGCATCATTGAACACAGCCTCAACACCGCTACCCTCGGATCCAAGATTCGACATTCCTCTTGCTGACAG TCGTGTAATCTGTGTAAATGATTATAGCGGTGAGGAGCCTTCGAACATAGGAGGACGTTTTTCAAAATCCTCGTCAGAAAGAGAACAGATCTTGCAGCGTCGCAAGGCACACATGAGACTGGCTGCAAGGAGGAGATATTTTGAGAAACGCCGAAAAAAGCATGAAGTCGAGCAACGTATTTCTGATACCACCTCTTAA
- the beta'COP gene encoding coatomer subunit beta' — translation MPLRLDIKRKLTARSDRVKSVDLHPTEPWMLCSLYQGNVNIWNHETQMLVKTFEVCDLPVRTAKFVPRKNWVVTGSDDMQIRVFNYNTLERVHSFEAHSDYVRCIAVHPTQPFILTSSDDMLIKLWNWEKAWIGQQVFEGHTHYVMQIVFNPKDNNTFASASLDRTVKVWQLGSSTANFTLEGHEKGVNCVDYYHGGDKPYLISGADDKYVKIWDYQNKTCVQTLEGHTQNISAVCFHPELPIILTGSEDGTVRIWHAGTYRLESSLNYGFERVWTISCMRGSNNVAIGYDEGSVMVKVGREEPAVSMDSLGGKIVWAKHSEIQQVNLKALGEEAQDGERLPLAVKDMGACEIYPQTIQHNPNGRFLVVCGDGEYIIYTSMALRNKAFGQASEFVWAADSSQYAVRESNTTVKVFKNFKEKKSFKPDFGADGIFGGFLLGVSSGSGLSFFDWDTLKLVRRIDIQPTHVYWAENASLVTLATTDQYFILKYHGDAVVNAPENSEDIEDAFEMVAEMNEVVKTGLWVGDCFIYTNSVNRVNYFVGGEIVTVSHLDRPMYLLGYVPRDNRLYLCDKELSVVSYSLLLSVLEYQTAVMRKDFETADRVLPTVPKEHRTRVAHFLEKQGFKEQALAVSTDPEHRFELALALGDLATAHALAKEANSQQKWRQLASLATQKGKLCLAQECLHQAQDFGGLLLLATSTGNANMIQKLGTDANETGKNNISFLSYFILGDVDKCLDILIKTDRIPEAAFFARTYAPSRISSIVKLWKEKLSAVSEKAGQSLADPEQYENLFPGYREALKAEQFLREDSKKKIPASAFPNVQSNIERKPFEEMLAAEEANQFTYKAGPTTNNEAEVAPTEVLTNRLQDLDISKVIPSSTEKASVPEKVTKTNSNSRPLTVDDDDLDLDFELDETLDTTGVSLDDDLLEED, via the exons ATG CCACTCAGGTTAGATATCAAGCGGAAGCTGACCGCAAGGTCAGACAGAGTGAAGAGCGTAGATCTTCACCCAACTGAACCGTGGATGCTCTGTTCGTTGTATCAAGGAAACGTTAATATTTGGAATCATGAAACTCAAATGTTGGTTAAAACATTCGAGGTGTGCGACTTGCCAGTTCGTACAGCCAAATTTGTGCCACGTAAGAATTGGGTTGTCACTGGCTCCGATGATATGCAAATAAGAGTGTTTAATTATAATACTTTGGAGAGGGTGCACTCTTTCGAAGCACACAGCGATTATGTCAGATGTATTGCGGTACATCCAACGCAGCCATTTATATTGACAAGTAGCG ATGacatgttaattaaattatggaACTGGGAGAAGGCCTGGATAGGGCAACAAGTATTCGAAGGGCACACTCATTACGTCAtgcaaattgtatttaatccaaAGGATAATAATACGTTTGCAAGCGCTTCATTGGATAGAACTGTGAAAGTATGGCAGCTTGGATCTTCCACTGCTAATTTCACACTGGAGGGTCACGAGAAGGGTGTTAATTGCGTCGATTACTACCATGGCGGTGATAAACCGTATTTAATATCAGGAGCGGACGACAAATACGTTAAAATATGGGACTATCAGAACAAGACCTGTGTACAGACACTGGAGGGGCACACACAGAATATTTCAGCAGTCTGTTTCCATCCAGAACTACCAATTATACTTACTGGTTCCGAGGATGGTACTGTAAGAATATGGCACGCAGGGACGTACAGACTGGAATCGTCACTTAACTATGGTTTCGAGAGAGTATGGACGATTTCCTGTATGCGAGGCTCGAACAACGTTGCAATAGGGTACGACGAGGGCAGTGTTATGGTAAAAGTTGGTAGAGAAGAGCCGGCCGTTTCCATGGATTCTTTAGGCGGTAAAATTGTATGGGCGAAACACAGTGAGATTCAGCAAGTAAATTTGAAAGCCTTGGGGGAGGAAGCGCAGGATGGAGAGAGGCTCCCATTGGCGGTCAAAGATATGGGCGCCTGTGAGATTTATCCACAGACCATCCAGCACAATCCAAATGGAAGATTTCTTGTGGTTTGCGGCGATGGGGAATATATTATTTACACATCCATGGCGCTAAGAAATAAAGCATTTGGTCAGGCATCAGAGTTTGTTTGGGCTGCTGATTCCAGCCAGTATGCTGTTAGAGAAAGTAACACTACTGTCAAAGTTTTCAAGAATTTCAAGGAAAAGAAGAGCTTTAAACCCGACTTTGGTGCTGATG GTATCTTTGGCGGATTCTTATTGGGCGTATCATCCGGATCTGGCCTATCCTTCTTCGACTGGGACACGTTAAAGCTAGTCCGTCGTATAGACATTCAACCTACTCACGTTTACTGGGCTGAAAACGCTTCTCTCGTTACACTAGCCACGACCGATCAATACTTCATCTTAAAATATCACGGTGATGCTGTTGTGAATGCTCCTGAAAATTCCGAGGACATCGAAGACGCCTTCGAG aTGGTCGCAGAGATGAACGAGGTGGTGAAAACTGGTCTATGGGTGGGCGATTGTTTCATTTACACAAACAGCGTCAATCGGGTGAATTATTTTGTCGGCGGTGAAATTGTAACCGTCTCGCATTTGGACAGACCGATGTATCTTCTTGGATATGTTCCCAGAGACAATAGATTGTATTTGTGCGACAAGGAATTGTCTGTTGTCTCGTATTCCCTGTTACTTTCCGTATTAGAATATCAAACGGCTGTTATGCGGAAGGATTTCGAAACGGCCGACAGAGTACTGCCTACAGTTCCAAAGGAACATAGAACAAGAGTTGCACACTTCTTGGAGAAACAG GGTTTCAAAGAGCAAGCATTGGCTGTGTCCACCGACCCAGAACACAGGTTCGAATTGGCTCTGGCATTGGGAGACCTGGCTACTGCGCATGCGCTCGCTAAAGAAGCGAACAGCCAACAGAAATGGCGGCAATTGGCGTCGCTCGCTACGCAGAAAGGAAAATTATGCCTGGCGCAGGAATGCTTGCATCAAGCGCAAGATTTCGGTGGACTCTTGTTACTGGCCACCAGCACCGGCAACGCGAACATGATACAGAAACTCGGCACGGACGCCAACGAAACGGGGAAAAACAACATCTCCTTCTTGTCTTACTTCATTCTTGGAGACGTCGACAAGTGTTTAGACATTCTCATCAAAACGGATAGAATCCCGGAGGCTGCGTTCTTCGCAAGAACGTACGCACCCAGTAGAATTTCTTCTATCGTTAAGCTATGGAAGGAGAAGTTGTCCGCGGTGAGCGAGAAGGCTGGGCAGAGCTTGGCTGATCCTGAGCAGTATGAAAATCTGTTTCCTGGGTACAGAGAAGCACTTAAAGCGGAACAGTTCCTTAGGGAGGACAGCAAGAAGAAGATTCCAGCCTCTGCCTTCCCGAATGTGCAA TCCAACATTGAACGAAAACCATTCGAAGAGATGTTAGCTGCCGAAGAGGCGAATCAGTTCACGTACAAAGCTGGCCCGACGACTAACAACGAAGCTGAAGTAGCACCGACCGAAGTTCTGACGAACAGGTTACAAGATCTGGATATTAGTAAGGTGATTCCATCCTCTACGGAGAAAGCAAGCGTTCCTGAAAAAGTTACCAAGACCAACAGTAACTCTAGGCCGCTCACCGTGGACGACGACGATTTGGACCTTGATTTCGAACTCGACGAAACGTTAGATACAACA ggtGTAAGTCTCGATGACGATCTTCTTGAAGAGGATTAG
- the LOC117608849 gene encoding E3 ubiquitin-protein ligase AMFR isoform X3: MQTRKHIIRGSRNKAKAKMPMEFLDRLPIPNLRVYTAISFAVLSCSVYYAAEIIKDPAWKSNHTYVDTETESPTGDVESDPRNFAIHFKELLECMLDEPICIWTLINMAYCVLILLGKTIQKLVFGELRASERQHLKDKFWNFVFYKFIFVFGVLNVQYLDEVVLWWAWFTVLGFLSLLSQLCKDRFEYLSFSPTTPGWSHARLLGLLATILALSSFMLLLCTAAAFFFVSFNTFVFTAAECILLGVRTVHVMVRYIIHLYDTRGAGTSSQRSWDKRGPLTYYTDLAAELIVLAIDFLHHIHMLLWSNIFLSMASLVICMQLRYLFYEIQRKITKHRNYLAVLNHMEQNYPMATQEELADNSDNCAICWEKMETARKLPCGHLFHNSCLQSWLEQDTSCPTCRLALNMQPNHRENTQELPNEPQTPARRNENHFFHFDGSRYVSWLPSFSVEVSHNRLRGNISTIAHNNSQMDTMIRQVQQLFPHFPRNLIVEDLRMTRSVEWTVENILDGVLISPHHLIEEPQSESVPQIHTNITEISASLNTASTPLPSDPRFDIPLADSGEEPSNIGGRFSKSSSEREQILQRRKAHMRLAARRRYFEKRRKKHEVEQRISDTTS, encoded by the exons GAGCAGGAACAAGGCCAAGGCAAAGATGCCGATGGAATTTTTGGATCGACTTCCAATCCCGAATCTTCGGGTATACACGGCGATCAGTTTCGCCGTGTTATCCTGTTCGGTTTACTATGCCGCTGAAATCATCAAGGATCCAGCGTGGAAAAGTAATCACACTTATGTGGATACCGAAACTGAATCGCCTACGGGCGACGTGGAATCCGATCCAAGGAATTTCGCGATACATTTCAAGGAGCTGCTCGAGTGTATGCTCGACGAACCCATTTGTATTTGG ACACTTATCAACATGGCGTATTGCGTGTTGATCCTGCTGGGTAAAACTATCCAGAAATTGGTGTTTGGAGAACTCCGTGCCTCCGAGAGGCAACATCTAAAAGACAAATTCTGGAACTTTGTCTTTTACAAATTCATCTTCGTGTTCGGTGTGTTGAACGTACAGTACCTGGACGAGGTGGTTCTATGGTGGGCTTGGTTCACCGTACTTGGCTTCCTAAGTCTGCTCAGTCAGCTTTGCAAGGATCGATTTGAATAC TTATCCTTTTCACCAACAACCCCTGGCTGGAGTCATGCAAGACTTTTAGGACTTCTTGCTACAATTCTTGCGTTATCCTCCTTTATGTTGCTATTATGCACAGCTGCagccttcttcttcgtctctttCAATACTTTTGTCTTCACAGCAGCCGag TGCATTCTGCTAGGCGTTAGAACAGTACATGTAATGGTGAGATACATTATTCATTTGTATGACACCAGAGGAGCTGGAACATCCTCGCAACGTTCTTGGGACAAGAGAGGTCCTTTGACGTACTATACAGATCTAGCAGCGGAGCTAATAGTACTTGCTATAGATTTCCTTCATCATATCCATATGCTGCTTTGGAGTAATATCTTCCTGAGTATGGCCTCTCTTGTTATTTGTATGCAACTTAGATACCTTTTCTACGAAATACAAAGGAAGATTACCAAACACAGGAATTATCTTGCCGTGTTAAACCATATGGAACAAAA TTATCCAATGGCAACGCAAGAGGAATTAGCAGACAACTCAGACAACTGTGCGATTTGTTGGGAAAAAATGGAAACTGCTCGAAAATTACCCTGCGGTCATTTATTCCATAATTCTTGTTTACAATCCTGGTTGGAACAAGACACGTCTTGCCCAACATGCAGGCTAGCTCTAAACATGCAGCCAAATCATCGTGAGAATACACAGGAATTACCAAACGAACCACAGACACCAGctagaagaaatgaaaatcatttctttcatttcgacgGTTCGCGATACGTTTCCTGGCTGCCGAGCTTTTCTGTCGAAGTCTCTCACAATAGACTGCGTGGAAATATTTCAACCATTGCGCACAACAACTCGCAAATGGATACCATGATTAGACAG GTGCAACAGCTCTTTCCACATTTCCCACGCAATCTAATTGTAGAAGACCTCAGGATGACAAGATCAGTGGAATGGACTGTTGAGAACATTCTTGATGGAGTGTTGATATCACCTCATCATTTAATCGAGGAACCACAGTCGGAATCCGTCCCTCAAATCCATACCAATATCACTGAGATCAGTGCATCATTGAACACAGCCTCAACACCGCTACCCTCGGATCCAAGATTCGACATTCCTCTTGCTGACAG CGGTGAGGAGCCTTCGAACATAGGAGGACGTTTTTCAAAATCCTCGTCAGAAAGAGAACAGATCTTGCAGCGTCGCAAGGCACACATGAGACTGGCTGCAAGGAGGAGATATTTTGAGAAACGCCGAAAAAAGCATGAAGTCGAGCAACGTATTTCTGATACCACCTCTTAA
- the LOC117608849 gene encoding E3 ubiquitin-protein ligase AMFR isoform X4 codes for MPMEFLDRLPIPNLRVYTAISFAVLSCSVYYAAEIIKDPAWKSNHTYVDTETESPTGDVESDPRNFAIHFKELLECMLDEPICIWTLINMAYCVLILLGKTIQKLVFGELRASERQHLKDKFWNFVFYKFIFVFGVLNVQYLDEVVLWWAWFTVLGFLSLLSQLCKDRFEYLSFSPTTPGWSHARLLGLLATILALSSFMLLLCTAAAFFFVSFNTFVFTAAECILLGVRTVHVMVRYIIHLYDTRGAGTSSQRSWDKRGPLTYYTDLAAELIVLAIDFLHHIHMLLWSNIFLSMASLVICMQLRYLFYEIQRKITKHRNYLAVLNHMEQNYPMATQEELADNSDNCAICWEKMETARKLPCGHLFHNSCLQSWLEQDTSCPTCRLALNMQPNHRENTQELPNEPQTPARRNENHFFHFDGSRYVSWLPSFSVEVSHNRLRGNISTIAHNNSQMDTMIRQVQQLFPHFPRNLIVEDLRMTRSVEWTVENILDGVLISPHHLIEEPQSESVPQIHTNITEISASLNTASTPLPSDPRFDIPLADSSRVICVNDYSGEEPSNIGGRFSKSSSEREQILQRRKAHMRLAARRRYFEKRRKKHEVEQRISDTTS; via the exons ATGCCGATGGAATTTTTGGATCGACTTCCAATCCCGAATCTTCGGGTATACACGGCGATCAGTTTCGCCGTGTTATCCTGTTCGGTTTACTATGCCGCTGAAATCATCAAGGATCCAGCGTGGAAAAGTAATCACACTTATGTGGATACCGAAACTGAATCGCCTACGGGCGACGTGGAATCCGATCCAAGGAATTTCGCGATACATTTCAAGGAGCTGCTCGAGTGTATGCTCGACGAACCCATTTGTATTTGG ACACTTATCAACATGGCGTATTGCGTGTTGATCCTGCTGGGTAAAACTATCCAGAAATTGGTGTTTGGAGAACTCCGTGCCTCCGAGAGGCAACATCTAAAAGACAAATTCTGGAACTTTGTCTTTTACAAATTCATCTTCGTGTTCGGTGTGTTGAACGTACAGTACCTGGACGAGGTGGTTCTATGGTGGGCTTGGTTCACCGTACTTGGCTTCCTAAGTCTGCTCAGTCAGCTTTGCAAGGATCGATTTGAATAC TTATCCTTTTCACCAACAACCCCTGGCTGGAGTCATGCAAGACTTTTAGGACTTCTTGCTACAATTCTTGCGTTATCCTCCTTTATGTTGCTATTATGCACAGCTGCagccttcttcttcgtctctttCAATACTTTTGTCTTCACAGCAGCCGag TGCATTCTGCTAGGCGTTAGAACAGTACATGTAATGGTGAGATACATTATTCATTTGTATGACACCAGAGGAGCTGGAACATCCTCGCAACGTTCTTGGGACAAGAGAGGTCCTTTGACGTACTATACAGATCTAGCAGCGGAGCTAATAGTACTTGCTATAGATTTCCTTCATCATATCCATATGCTGCTTTGGAGTAATATCTTCCTGAGTATGGCCTCTCTTGTTATTTGTATGCAACTTAGATACCTTTTCTACGAAATACAAAGGAAGATTACCAAACACAGGAATTATCTTGCCGTGTTAAACCATATGGAACAAAA TTATCCAATGGCAACGCAAGAGGAATTAGCAGACAACTCAGACAACTGTGCGATTTGTTGGGAAAAAATGGAAACTGCTCGAAAATTACCCTGCGGTCATTTATTCCATAATTCTTGTTTACAATCCTGGTTGGAACAAGACACGTCTTGCCCAACATGCAGGCTAGCTCTAAACATGCAGCCAAATCATCGTGAGAATACACAGGAATTACCAAACGAACCACAGACACCAGctagaagaaatgaaaatcatttctttcatttcgacgGTTCGCGATACGTTTCCTGGCTGCCGAGCTTTTCTGTCGAAGTCTCTCACAATAGACTGCGTGGAAATATTTCAACCATTGCGCACAACAACTCGCAAATGGATACCATGATTAGACAG GTGCAACAGCTCTTTCCACATTTCCCACGCAATCTAATTGTAGAAGACCTCAGGATGACAAGATCAGTGGAATGGACTGTTGAGAACATTCTTGATGGAGTGTTGATATCACCTCATCATTTAATCGAGGAACCACAGTCGGAATCCGTCCCTCAAATCCATACCAATATCACTGAGATCAGTGCATCATTGAACACAGCCTCAACACCGCTACCCTCGGATCCAAGATTCGACATTCCTCTTGCTGACAG TAGTCGTGTAATCTGTGTAAATGATTATAGCGGTGAGGAGCCTTCGAACATAGGAGGACGTTTTTCAAAATCCTCGTCAGAAAGAGAACAGATCTTGCAGCGTCGCAAGGCACACATGAGACTGGCTGCAAGGAGGAGATATTTTGAGAAACGCCGAAAAAAGCATGAAGTCGAGCAACGTATTTCTGATACCACCTCTTAA
- the Dad1 gene encoding dolichyl-diphosphooligosaccharide--protein glycosyltransferase subunit — protein MTALTVIGKFLQEYTKSTPKKLKIIDAYLLYVFLTGVIQFIYCCLVGTFPFNSFLSGFISCVSCFVLGVCLRLQVNPQNKNQFYGISPERGFADFIFAHVILHLVVMNFIG, from the exons ATGACTGCGTTAACAGTTATTGGAAAATTTTTGCAAGAGTACACGAAAAGTACGCCGAAGAAGCTTAAAATAATAGACGCTTATCTGCTTTATGTATTTCTCACGGGCGTTATACAATTTATATATTGTTGCCTCGTCGGCACATTTCCCTTTAACAGTTTTCTTAGTGGATTTATTTCCTGTGTCTCGTGCTTTGTTCTAGGAG TTTGTTTGCGATTACAAGTGAATCCTCAAAACAAAAATCAGTTTTATGGAATAAGCCCGGAGAGAGGATTCGCAGATTTTATTTTTGCGCATGTGATTCTGCATCTTGTGGTAATGAATTTCATTGGTTGA